A single window of Desulfovibrio sp. G11 DNA harbors:
- a CDS encoding 2-isopropylmalate synthase: MNNRVYFFDTTLRDGEQSPGATMNLQEKLRLAHQLEVLGVDIMEAGFPASSPGDFESVQRIAAQAGDIQVAGLARCVAGDIDRCWEAIKNARNPRIHIFLSTSPLHMRHKLRKDPDDVLRMAVEGVKRCAMYTDNVEFSCEDFSRSEPEFLCRVVEAVIKAGATTVNLPDTVGYAQPAEYAARIEHVISNTPNSDKAVFSVHCHNDLGLAVANTLAAFRVGVRQAEVTLNGIGERAGNASLEEVVMNLRVRQDYFGLEHNIVTEQLYPSCRLLSMTIGQPIPNNKAIVGANAFAHESGIHQDGMLKNRETYEIMTPQSVGRTESNLVIGKHSGRNAVRNKFEAMGYKLDDDQLNLIFEAVKQLADRKKNLHDDDLMALVQEEIYRAPDRFRLRHVSVQSSDTGGVPPTAAVIMDVDGKESSGAGFGVGPVDALFNVIADMVGREAELEQYAINAITGGTDALGEVTVRLRDGEYSAVGRGTHPDIFVASARAYVNALNHLAKKEEEGPRLHCQHD, encoded by the coding sequence ATGAATAATCGTGTGTATTTTTTCGACACCACCTTGCGCGATGGCGAGCAATCGCCCGGCGCCACCATGAATTTACAGGAAAAACTGCGCCTTGCCCATCAGCTTGAAGTGCTCGGCGTGGATATTATGGAGGCCGGTTTTCCTGCCTCCAGCCCCGGTGATTTCGAGTCTGTGCAGCGTATTGCCGCACAGGCCGGAGACATACAGGTAGCGGGCCTCGCCCGCTGCGTTGCGGGCGACATTGACCGCTGCTGGGAAGCCATCAAAAACGCGCGCAATCCCCGCATTCATATCTTTCTTTCCACTTCGCCGCTGCACATGCGCCACAAGTTGCGCAAAGATCCCGATGACGTGCTCAGAATGGCCGTAGAGGGGGTGAAGCGTTGCGCCATGTATACGGATAACGTGGAATTTTCCTGCGAGGATTTTTCCCGTTCCGAACCGGAATTTCTCTGCCGCGTGGTTGAGGCGGTCATCAAGGCCGGGGCTACCACCGTCAACCTGCCGGACACCGTGGGCTACGCCCAGCCCGCCGAGTATGCGGCCCGCATAGAGCATGTCATCAGCAATACGCCCAACAGTGACAAGGCAGTTTTCAGTGTGCACTGTCATAACGACCTGGGGCTTGCCGTGGCAAACACGTTGGCGGCCTTCAGGGTAGGGGTGCGCCAGGCCGAGGTGACGCTCAACGGCATCGGCGAGCGCGCGGGCAATGCCTCACTGGAAGAAGTTGTCATGAACTTGCGGGTGCGCCAGGATTATTTTGGTCTGGAGCACAATATTGTCACCGAGCAGCTTTACCCTTCGTGCCGGCTGCTTTCCATGACCATCGGCCAGCCCATACCCAACAACAAGGCCATTGTGGGGGCCAACGCCTTTGCGCATGAGTCCGGAATCCATCAGGACGGCATGCTCAAAAACCGTGAAACCTACGAGATAATGACGCCACAGTCAGTGGGCCGCACTGAGAGCAACCTTGTCATCGGCAAGCATTCGGGCCGCAATGCTGTGCGTAACAAGTTTGAAGCTATGGGCTACAAGCTTGATGACGACCAGCTCAACCTGATTTTTGAAGCTGTAAAGCAGTTGGCCGACCGCAAGAAAAATCTGCATGACGACGACCTTATGGCGCTTGTGCAGGAAGAGATATACCGCGCACCCGACCGCTTCCGTTTGCGCCATGTGAGTGTGCAAAGCTCGGATACCGGCGGCGTGCCGCCTACTGCCGCCGTGATTATGGACGTGGACGGCAAGGAAAGCAGCGGTGCGGGATTTGGTGTTGGCCCGGTGGATGCGCTTTTCAATGTCATTGCCGACATGGTGGGCCGTGAGGCGGAGCTTGAACAGTATGCCATCAATGCCATTACGGGAGGAACCGACGCCCTGGGCGAAGTGACCGTACGTCTGCGCGATGGAGAATACAGCGCGGTGGGGCGTGGAACGCATCCCGATATTTTCGTGGCCAGCGCCCGTGCCTATGTCAATGCCCTGAACCACCTTGCAAAGAAAGAAGAAGAGGGGCCGCGCCTGCATTGCCAGCACGACTGA
- the pssA gene encoding CDP-diacylglycerol--serine O-phosphatidyltransferase produces MTTEVKKPRKGVYLLPNMITTLSMFLGFLSMVWAGQGRFEAACMAILLSAVMDGLDGKVARLTNTASEFGVQYDSLSDLVAFGLAPAMLLWQWQLQSFNRVGIAAAFIYAACGALRLARFNVSTAAAGKRFFIGLPIPAGGCTIVTFVFFAALFPEVLQPVTPYVALLLALGVGTLMVSRVRYFSFKEYDFLRAHPVRTMLAFLLVLATVISFPRVMGFMLCAVYIAGGLVYTFVILPRRDRQLLRALSPQSD; encoded by the coding sequence ATGACCACAGAAGTCAAAAAGCCGCGCAAGGGAGTTTACCTCCTGCCGAACATGATCACGACGTTGAGCATGTTTCTTGGCTTTTTGTCTATGGTCTGGGCCGGGCAGGGGCGCTTTGAAGCTGCCTGCATGGCCATTCTGCTTTCCGCCGTTATGGACGGGCTTGACGGCAAGGTGGCCCGCCTGACCAATACGGCCAGCGAGTTCGGCGTACAGTACGATTCGCTTTCCGACCTTGTGGCCTTTGGCCTTGCCCCCGCCATGCTGCTCTGGCAATGGCAGTTGCAGAGTTTTAACCGCGTGGGCATTGCCGCTGCCTTTATTTATGCCGCATGCGGGGCCTTGCGCCTTGCGCGTTTCAACGTCAGCACCGCTGCTGCGGGCAAGCGTTTTTTTATTGGCCTGCCCATTCCCGCCGGCGGCTGCACCATCGTGACATTTGTGTTTTTTGCCGCTCTTTTTCCCGAAGTGTTGCAGCCTGTTACGCCGTATGTGGCCCTTTTGCTGGCCTTGGGCGTGGGTACACTGATGGTGAGCCGGGTGCGTTATTTTTCTTTTAAGGAATACGACTTCTTGCGCGCGCACCCCGTCCGCACCATGCTTGCCTTTCTGCTCGTTCTTGCCACTGTGATATCGTTTCCGCGCGTCATGGGCTTCATGCTCTGCGCCGTGTACATTGCCGGTGGCCTTGTCTACACCTTCGTTATCCTTCCCCGCCGCGACCGTCAGCTACTACGCGCCCTATCGCCCCAGAGCGATTAA
- a CDS encoding phosphatidylserine decarboxylase family protein: protein MRPAHCGITPEGWPCIGLTGFSALVFAALGWWPLALVFLVLCWFSMHFFRDPERVTPRGEGLAISPADGKIIRIEEKADPFSGEKRLCISIFMNVFSVHVNRSPVAGTVEDIRYFPGAFVNAAFDKAATDNERCAYSLRDADGKLWSMVQIAGLVARRIVCRTDVGDALERGQRYGMIRFGSRVDLYLPEGYVAAAQLGQQVFAGQCVVARARQS, encoded by the coding sequence ATGCGTCCCGCCCATTGCGGAATTACCCCCGAAGGATGGCCCTGCATCGGCCTTACCGGGTTTTCGGCTCTTGTTTTTGCCGCCCTTGGCTGGTGGCCCCTGGCTCTTGTTTTTCTGGTCCTGTGCTGGTTCAGCATGCATTTTTTCCGCGATCCCGAACGCGTTACCCCTCGGGGTGAAGGGCTGGCCATCAGCCCTGCCGATGGAAAAATCATCCGCATTGAAGAAAAAGCTGATCCTTTCAGCGGCGAAAAACGCCTGTGCATCAGCATTTTCATGAACGTGTTCAGCGTGCATGTGAACCGTTCGCCCGTCGCCGGAACGGTGGAGGATATCCGCTATTTCCCCGGTGCCTTTGTCAATGCCGCCTTTGACAAGGCCGCCACCGACAACGAACGCTGCGCTTACAGCCTGCGCGATGCTGACGGCAAGCTGTGGAGCATGGTGCAGATTGCAGGGCTTGTGGCCCGGCGTATTGTCTGCCGCACGGACGTGGGCGATGCCCTTGAACGCGGGCAGAGGTACGGCATGATACGTTTTGGGTCACGTGTTGACCTTTACCTGCCTGAAGGATATGTTGCGGCTGCGCAGTTGGGGCAGCAGGTTTTTGCCGGGCAATGTGTTGTTGCCCGTGCAAGGCAAAGCTAG
- the trmFO gene encoding methylenetetrahydrofolate--tRNA-(uracil(54)-C(5))-methyltransferase (FADH(2)-oxidizing) TrmFO has product MQKLSIAVVGGGLAGCECALRLARSGHTVELFEQKPLFRSPAHVSDHLAELVCSNSLRSDEPTSGVGLLKAEMRALGSQFMEAADACRVPAGKALAVDREAFARSMSERVEAEANIRLVRQQVQSLDDAALEPFKGEGRAVIVAAGPMASDGLSASLAGALGEKHCYFYDAIAPIIWTHSLNMDIVFRASRYGQENGEAEGEGDYLNCPMSREEYEVFYQALLDAQKVAAHEFEQEKHFEGCMPVETLAERGHRTLTFGPLKPVGFVDPRTGRRPWAILQLRAENANSDTCNLVGCQTKLTQGEQARVFRLVPGLEKAEFARFGSMHRNTYVNAPHVLDADLSLKARPGIYLAGQITGVEGYVESAASGLWLALLLDARARGIDLERPPAESAFGALLGHLQTPAKRFQPSNAHFGLMPDLGERARKKDRKALYSARAQEAFAPWLHELKTAGLA; this is encoded by the coding sequence ATGCAAAAATTGTCCATAGCCGTGGTGGGTGGTGGCCTTGCCGGCTGCGAATGCGCGTTGCGCCTGGCCCGCTCCGGACATACGGTGGAGCTTTTTGAACAAAAGCCCCTGTTCCGCTCACCAGCCCACGTCAGCGACCATCTGGCGGAGCTTGTATGCTCCAACTCCCTGCGATCGGACGAACCAACCTCGGGCGTGGGGCTGCTCAAGGCTGAAATGCGCGCCTTGGGCAGCCAGTTTATGGAGGCTGCCGACGCCTGCCGCGTACCTGCTGGCAAGGCCCTTGCCGTAGACCGAGAGGCTTTTGCCCGCAGCATGAGTGAACGTGTTGAGGCCGAAGCAAACATCCGTCTTGTGCGGCAGCAGGTGCAGTCGCTGGACGATGCGGCGCTGGAGCCGTTCAAGGGAGAAGGGCGCGCTGTCATCGTGGCCGCAGGGCCGATGGCGTCCGACGGACTGTCGGCTTCTCTGGCCGGAGCGCTGGGCGAAAAGCACTGCTATTTTTACGATGCCATAGCTCCTATCATCTGGACGCATTCCTTGAATATGGACATTGTTTTTCGTGCTTCGCGTTATGGGCAGGAAAATGGCGAGGCCGAAGGAGAGGGCGATTACCTGAACTGTCCCATGAGCCGCGAGGAATACGAAGTTTTCTATCAGGCCCTGCTGGACGCCCAAAAGGTGGCCGCGCACGAATTTGAGCAGGAAAAACATTTTGAAGGATGTATGCCGGTGGAAACACTGGCCGAGCGCGGTCACCGTACGCTCACCTTTGGCCCGCTCAAGCCTGTGGGCTTTGTGGACCCGCGCACAGGCCGCCGCCCCTGGGCCATTCTGCAACTACGGGCTGAAAACGCCAACAGCGATACCTGCAACCTTGTGGGCTGCCAGACCAAGCTGACCCAGGGGGAGCAGGCGCGTGTTTTCCGCCTTGTGCCGGGGCTGGAAAAGGCGGAATTTGCCCGCTTCGGCAGCATGCACCGCAATACCTATGTGAACGCGCCGCATGTGCTGGATGCTGACCTGTCCCTCAAGGCGCGGCCGGGCATTTATCTTGCCGGGCAGATTACCGGCGTGGAAGGCTATGTGGAATCCGCCGCCAGCGGCCTGTGGCTTGCCCTCCTGCTGGATGCGCGCGCCCGTGGAATTGATCTGGAGCGCCCCCCGGCGGAAAGCGCCTTTGGGGCTTTGCTCGGGCATCTGCAAACCCCGGCCAAACGGTTTCAGCCTTCCAACGCCCACTTTGGCCTTATGCCGGACTTGGGGGAAAGGGCGCGCAAAAAAGACCGCAAGGCGCTTTATTCGGCCCGGGCGCAAGAAGCATTCGCCCCCTGGCTGCATGAACTGAAGACAGCCGGTTTGGCCTGA
- a CDS encoding chemotaxis protein: MSSMFTRRLPARAVICSLALACLLAGCGPKDIGAGTSGDAPATAQGVTPEDQLRYPIMGSSRTQQLLYIQNRPDVMANTQQWRLQQFNRAHGLDRDQNPEHPEYRAVPKQRSPFKQ; encoded by the coding sequence ATGAGCAGCATGTTCACCCGCCGCCTTCCGGCCCGAGCCGTCATATGCAGTCTTGCCCTGGCATGCCTGCTGGCCGGGTGCGGCCCCAAAGACATAGGCGCGGGAACTTCCGGCGACGCTCCCGCAACCGCGCAAGGCGTAACCCCTGAAGATCAGCTGCGTTATCCCATCATGGGGTCCAGCCGGACACAGCAACTGCTCTACATCCAGAACAGGCCCGACGTCATGGCCAACACGCAGCAATGGCGGTTGCAGCAATTCAACCGCGCGCATGGCCTTGACCGCGACCAGAACCCGGAACACCCGGAATACAGGGCCGTTCCCAAACAACGCAGCCCTTTCAAGCAATAG
- a CDS encoding 3-isopropylmalate dehydratase large subunit, with translation MAQTLAQKILQAHTDDAVEQDGQIVQCRVSMVLANDITGPLAIKSFYGMGAKKVFDRTKIALVMDHFTPQKDIDSANQVLISRRFAEEQDIVHYYEGGDCGVEHTLLPEQGLVGPGDLVIGADSHTCTYGGIGAFATGMGSTDIAAGMALGETWLKVPSTIRVNISGDMPRWLRGKDLMLMLIGAIGVDGALYKALEFGGSVVDALSVEGRLSMANMAIEAGGKAGLFAVDAKTRTYCAEHKRPGVLENMAADSGAVYERVVDMNVTGKEPVVACPHLPSNVKPVSEVRDTAIQQVVIGSCTNGRISDMRDAAEVLRGRKVDKGVRCIVLPSTPTVWKQCLREGLIEVFMEAGCIVGPSTCGPCLGGHMGILGDGERAVATTNRNFRGRMGSLSSEVYLASPLVAAASAVTGYVAGPDQL, from the coding sequence ATGGCTCAGACGCTTGCGCAAAAAATATTGCAAGCCCATACGGACGATGCGGTAGAACAGGACGGCCAGATCGTCCAGTGCCGTGTATCCATGGTGCTTGCCAATGATATTACCGGGCCGCTGGCTATCAAGTCTTTTTACGGCATGGGCGCGAAAAAGGTTTTTGACCGCACAAAGATTGCCCTGGTGATGGACCACTTTACCCCGCAAAAAGATATTGATTCGGCCAATCAGGTGCTCATCAGCCGCCGTTTTGCCGAAGAGCAGGACATTGTGCATTACTATGAAGGCGGTGACTGTGGTGTGGAACATACCCTGCTGCCGGAACAGGGGCTGGTGGGGCCCGGTGATCTTGTTATCGGCGCTGACAGCCACACCTGCACCTATGGCGGCATCGGCGCTTTTGCCACCGGCATGGGGTCCACAGACATCGCGGCGGGCATGGCCCTGGGCGAAACCTGGCTTAAGGTGCCGTCCACCATCCGCGTCAATATCAGCGGCGACATGCCCCGGTGGCTGCGGGGCAAGGATCTGATGCTCATGCTTATCGGCGCGATCGGTGTGGACGGCGCCCTGTACAAGGCTCTGGAGTTCGGTGGCTCCGTGGTGGACGCTCTTTCCGTTGAGGGCCGCCTGAGCATGGCCAACATGGCTATCGAGGCCGGGGGCAAGGCCGGGCTTTTTGCCGTGGATGCCAAGACCCGCACCTATTGCGCCGAGCACAAGCGCCCCGGCGTGCTGGAAAACATGGCCGCCGATTCCGGTGCGGTATATGAGCGCGTGGTGGACATGAATGTGACGGGCAAGGAGCCGGTGGTGGCCTGCCCGCATCTGCCGTCCAATGTGAAGCCTGTTTCCGAAGTACGCGATACCGCCATACAGCAGGTTGTTATCGGCTCCTGTACCAATGGCCGTATCAGCGACATGCGCGATGCCGCCGAGGTGCTGCGCGGCCGCAAGGTGGATAAAGGCGTACGCTGTATCGTGTTGCCCTCCACGCCCACAGTGTGGAAGCAATGCCTCCGCGAAGGACTTATCGAGGTATTTATGGAGGCGGGGTGCATTGTGGGACCCAGCACCTGCGGACCCTGTCTGGGCGGGCATATGGGCATTCTGGGCGATGGCGAGCGCGCTGTGGCTACCACCAACCGCAATTTCAGGGGGCGTATGGGCAGCCTGAGTTCCGAGGTTTACCTGGCAAGCCCGCTGGTGGCGGCTGCCTCGGCTGTAACGGGGTATGTGGCCGGGCCGGACCAGTTATAA
- the leuB gene encoding 3-isopropylmalate dehydrogenase produces the protein MKKTICLLPGDGIGPEIVAQGVKVLEATAEKSGHQFVFETALIGGAAIDAAGDPLPEDTVRLCRTADAVYLGAVGGPKWDGMSQDLRPEKGLLRIRKELGLFANLRPAMLLPELAGACLLRADIAARGLDLMVVRELTGDVYFGEPRGIEVRDGLRTGYNTMLYTEEEIRRIAVIAFETARKRRRRVCSVEKSNVLECSRLWKEVVMEVHREYADVELSHMYVDNAAMQLVRDPSQFDVILTGNIFGDILSDEASVITGSLGMLPSASTGAEGPGLFEPIHGSAPDIAGHDIANPLATILSAAMMLRLGFDMAEEADHIETAVRKALADGFRTADIMEPGKELLGCAAMGDKVVERL, from the coding sequence ATGAAAAAGACTATCTGCCTGTTGCCCGGCGACGGTATCGGCCCGGAAATAGTAGCCCAGGGCGTCAAGGTTCTGGAAGCCACGGCTGAAAAATCCGGCCATCAGTTTGTTTTTGAGACGGCCCTTATCGGCGGGGCGGCCATTGACGCCGCGGGCGATCCCTTACCTGAGGACACAGTACGGCTGTGCCGCACTGCTGATGCCGTGTATCTCGGCGCGGTGGGCGGTCCCAAATGGGATGGCATGAGCCAGGATCTGCGGCCCGAAAAAGGGCTGCTGCGCATTCGCAAAGAGCTTGGCCTGTTTGCCAATCTGCGCCCGGCCATGCTTTTGCCCGAGCTTGCGGGGGCCTGCCTGCTGCGGGCCGACATTGCGGCCAGGGGGCTTGACCTTATGGTGGTGCGCGAACTGACCGGTGATGTGTATTTCGGCGAACCACGCGGCATTGAAGTGCGCGACGGCCTGCGCACCGGCTACAATACCATGCTGTATACTGAGGAAGAGATCCGTCGTATCGCCGTGATTGCCTTTGAAACGGCCCGCAAGCGCAGACGCCGGGTATGCTCGGTGGAGAAGAGCAACGTGCTGGAATGCTCGCGCCTCTGGAAAGAAGTTGTCATGGAGGTGCACCGGGAATATGCCGATGTGGAACTGAGCCACATGTATGTGGACAATGCCGCCATGCAGCTTGTGCGCGATCCCTCGCAGTTTGATGTGATTCTGACCGGCAATATTTTTGGCGATATCCTGTCGGACGAGGCTTCGGTCATTACCGGTTCTCTGGGCATGCTGCCTTCGGCCTCTACCGGGGCAGAAGGGCCGGGGCTGTTTGAACCCATACACGGCTCGGCTCCGGATATAGCGGGCCATGATATAGCCAATCCCCTGGCGACCATTCTTTCAGCCGCCATGATGCTGCGGCTGGGCTTTGATATGGCCGAAGAGGCTGACCATATTGAAACGGCCGTGCGCAAGGCCCTGGCTGACGGTTTTCGCACTGCCGACATTATGGAGCCCGGTAAAGAACTGCTGGGCTGCGCTGCCATGGGTGATAAGGTGGTGGAACGCCTGTAG
- a CDS encoding 3-isopropylmalate dehydratase small subunit, protein MNYKGKAHKVGEHIDTDAIIPARFLVTTDAQKLGENCMSGLEPGWASRVAPGDIMVAGRNFGCGSSREHAPIAILGAGMPVVIGHSFARIFYRNAFNMGLLLMEVGDEVDKISDGDALEIDASTGAIRNLTTGAEITCPPLPASMAAILAKGGLVGYVKERLAQV, encoded by the coding sequence ATGAATTACAAGGGCAAGGCCCACAAGGTGGGCGAACATATTGACACGGACGCCATCATTCCCGCGCGCTTTCTTGTAACCACCGATGCACAGAAGCTCGGCGAAAACTGCATGTCCGGTCTTGAGCCAGGCTGGGCAAGCCGCGTGGCCCCCGGCGACATTATGGTGGCCGGGCGCAATTTCGGTTGCGGCTCATCGCGCGAGCATGCCCCCATCGCCATTCTGGGGGCGGGCATGCCCGTGGTTATCGGCCACAGTTTTGCGCGCATTTTTTACCGCAACGCCTTCAATATGGGGCTGCTGCTTATGGAAGTGGGCGATGAGGTGGACAAGATCAGTGATGGAGATGCACTGGAAATTGACGCCTCCACAGGAGCAATCCGCAACCTGACCACCGGGGCTGAAATCACCTGCCCGCCATTGCCTGCGTCAATGGCCGCCATTCTGGCAAAGGGAGGGCTGGTGGGCTACGTGAAGGAAAGGCTCGCCCAGGTATAG
- a CDS encoding sensor domain-containing diguanylate cyclase: MVKSSKTFIAIVVLAMLFTALLIVVREYTVETTRHLSQDITTRLAEVSLRVADDFEHSIDNKLTELQGITGFLAKEDCLPRKDCVLHYAPLLRAAGLKRFAIISPDGQGFCSMTGLPIDIEQNSKKSLFERALAGTANIAAVPDGKGSKLAVALPIQRNKEIVAVLIGELEDEPMKKSLFTRAFGDKTCNMVFDGNGRLLFSAAPPGSLDRLFPQMAEKGLPTSLREHLLTIFSDIRPGPDCQRKTDCLIKDDHHSYYVTHVPLQQYGWQVVSLLPEEVVKHLVDRQNDITTTLAWRLSILAGLLLVLIIGVMQSYHRTIHRQQEDYRSIIASISGGVIKFGGLHGTFQFISPNFLKMLGYRKDEFEQRFGKDFALSIFEPDRENALRTMQQQLEAGIPIDVEYRTSAKNGALIWLYHKGSPVQAGPGQTYIQSIVFDITQNKEAAQAKRISDERYQFILEQHDIIIFEQNLITGNFSCSAKWMQTFGHVFNILEPNPEQGRIPVHAEDHELLEDFQKRVHQDMHEHKKQVELRLRDASGLYHWYRIEASSLISAQGKPIYFIGIITDIDRQKTLELRLRTQATRDSATGMYNKRATEQAISRFLSLHNGSSIGIYAMFMIDFDNFKSINDRFGHTVGDKAIYQMAQIIRRNFRSSDIVGRVGGDEFLVFCTETMPLSKIHERAATLVRQLRLHCGQGEDDQPLTASVGVSCHPTDGHDFSELYKHADMATYEAKRRGRNQCVFYAELTAGEQKSAHDSLFPEEQ, translated from the coding sequence ATGGTCAAATCGTCCAAAACCTTCATAGCTATCGTTGTTCTCGCGATGTTATTCACCGCGCTGCTCATAGTGGTGCGCGAATACACCGTGGAAACAACACGCCATCTGTCACAGGACATCACTACCCGGCTTGCCGAAGTGAGCCTGCGTGTGGCCGACGACTTTGAACACAGCATTGACAACAAACTGACTGAATTGCAAGGCATTACCGGTTTTCTGGCTAAAGAGGACTGCCTGCCCCGCAAAGACTGTGTGCTGCATTATGCCCCGCTGCTGCGTGCCGCCGGCCTGAAAAGGTTTGCCATCATCAGCCCGGACGGCCAGGGCTTTTGCTCCATGACGGGGCTACCCATTGATATTGAACAGAACAGCAAAAAAAGCCTGTTCGAACGTGCCCTGGCCGGAACAGCCAATATTGCCGCCGTGCCTGACGGCAAGGGCAGCAAGCTTGCCGTAGCGCTGCCCATACAGCGAAACAAGGAAATTGTGGCTGTTCTCATCGGCGAACTTGAAGACGAGCCGATGAAAAAAAGCCTGTTTACCAGGGCATTTGGCGATAAAACCTGTAACATGGTTTTCGACGGCAACGGGCGCCTGCTGTTCTCGGCCGCGCCGCCGGGCAGTCTGGACAGGCTGTTTCCGCAAATGGCGGAAAAAGGGCTGCCCACCTCACTGCGTGAACACCTGCTGACCATTTTTTCCGATATCAGGCCCGGGCCGGACTGTCAGCGGAAAACAGACTGCCTGATAAAAGACGACCACCATTCCTACTACGTGACGCACGTGCCGCTACAGCAATATGGCTGGCAGGTGGTTTCGCTGCTGCCGGAAGAAGTGGTGAAGCATCTGGTGGACAGGCAGAACGACATTACCACCACGCTGGCCTGGCGGCTGTCCATCCTGGCCGGGCTGCTGCTGGTTCTCATCATCGGCGTCATGCAAAGCTACCACCGCACCATCCACCGCCAGCAGGAAGACTACCGCTCCATCATTGCAAGCATATCCGGCGGTGTCATCAAATTCGGCGGGCTGCACGGCACATTCCAGTTTATCAGCCCCAATTTTCTCAAGATGCTGGGGTACCGCAAAGACGAGTTCGAGCAACGCTTCGGCAAGGATTTTGCCCTGTCCATTTTTGAGCCTGACCGGGAAAACGCCCTCCGCACCATGCAGCAGCAACTGGAAGCTGGCATTCCCATTGATGTGGAATACCGCACCAGCGCCAAAAACGGCGCTCTTATCTGGCTGTACCACAAGGGGTCTCCGGTGCAGGCCGGACCAGGGCAAACGTATATCCAGAGCATCGTTTTTGACATTACCCAAAATAAAGAGGCCGCACAGGCCAAACGGATTTCCGACGAGCGCTACCAGTTCATTCTGGAGCAGCATGATATTATTATCTTTGAGCAGAATCTTATTACCGGCAACTTCTCCTGTTCTGCAAAATGGATGCAGACCTTCGGTCACGTGTTCAACATTCTTGAGCCGAATCCGGAACAGGGGCGCATTCCCGTGCATGCAGAAGACCACGAACTGCTTGAAGATTTTCAAAAGCGCGTACATCAGGACATGCACGAACATAAAAAACAGGTTGAACTGCGCCTGCGCGATGCCAGCGGCCTGTACCACTGGTACCGCATTGAGGCCTCAAGCCTCATCAGCGCCCAGGGCAAGCCCATATATTTTATCGGCATCATTACCGATATAGACCGGCAAAAAACGCTGGAACTGCGCCTGCGCACCCAGGCCACGCGCGACAGCGCCACAGGCATGTACAACAAACGCGCCACAGAACAGGCCATTTCGCGGTTTCTGAGCCTGCACAACGGCTCCAGTATCGGCATTTACGCCATGTTCATGATAGATTTTGACAACTTCAAGAGCATCAACGACAGGTTTGGCCATACCGTGGGTGACAAGGCCATTTACCAGATGGCCCAGATCATCCGCCGTAACTTCCGCAGCAGTGATATTGTGGGCCGTGTGGGCGGCGATGAATTTCTTGTTTTCTGCACCGAAACCATGCCGCTTTCCAAAATACACGAAAGAGCCGCAACCCTCGTCAGGCAATTGCGGCTTCATTGCGGACAGGGGGAAGACGACCAGCCCCTTACCGCCAGCGTGGGAGTGTCCTGCCACCCCACTGACGGGCATGATTTTTCGGAACTCTACAAACATGCCGACATGGCCACCTATGAGGCCAAAAGACGGGGCCGCAACCAGTGCGTTTTTTATGCGGAACTGACCGCCGGGGAACAAAAAAGCGCTCACGATTCCCTTTTTCCCGAAGAGCAATGA